One genomic segment of Anguilla anguilla isolate fAngAng1 chromosome 2, fAngAng1.pri, whole genome shotgun sequence includes these proteins:
- the LOC118221223 gene encoding inactive rhomboid protein 1 isoform X1, which yields MRPLAGQGLESWPAWGGAVSMAEPPHQSSSSLQRKKPPWLKLDIPPTQVSLDEPPTFVQPVKRQGFLRSISMPVENTHLSSPPCDPRDLRRTALQRQPSITQTIKRGTADWFGVSKDSDATQKWQRKSLRHCSQRYGKLKPQVIREMDLPSQDNISLTSTETPPPLYVPASQHGMQKIVDPLARGRAFRMVEEVDGYSVPQTPITPGAASLCSFTSSRSGFNRLPRRRKRESVAKMSFRAAAALVKGRSLREGTLRRAQRRSFTPASFLEEDTVDFPDELDTSFFARDALMHEELSTFADEVFESPSEAAIKEAESSKVLDDSDMTGSALDKSELERSHLMLPLERGWRKGKEGALVQPKVRLRQEVVSVSGQRRGQRIAVPVKKLFAREKRPYGLGMVGKLTNRTYRKRIDSYVKRQIEDMDDHRPFFTYWITFVHLLITILAVCIYGIAPVGFSQHETVDSVLRNKGVYENVKFVQQENFWVGPSSEALIHLGAKFSPCMRQDQQVHDLIQEKREKERHSACCVRNDRSGCVQTSEEQCSTTLAVWVKWPQHPSAPHLEGKVRQYGSVCQQDPRICLEPASGSPHEWPDDITKWPICTKLSTGNHTNLPHIDCAITGRPCCIGTKGRCEITSREYCDFMMGYFHEEATLCSQVHCMDDVCGLLPFLNPEIPDQFYRLWLSLFLHAGILHCLVSVCFQMTILRDLEKLAGWLRISIIYILSGITGNLASAIFLPYKAEVGPAGSQFGILACLFVELIQSWQILARPWRAFAKLLCVVLFLFAFGLLPWIDNFAHISGFISGFFLSFAFLPYISFGRMDMYRKRCQIIVFLVVFVGLFAGLAVLFYIYPIKCEWCELLTCIPFTDKFCEKYDLNAHLH from the exons CTGGCCGGCgtggggcggggcagtgagCATGGCTGAGCCGCCGcaccagagcagcagcagcctgcagagGAAGAAGCCTCCCTGGCTGAAGCTGGACATCCCCCCAACCCAGGTGTCCCTGGATGAGCCCCCCACCTTCGTACAG ccGGTGAAGCGGCAGGGGTTCCTGCGTAGTATCAGCATGCCAGTGGAGAACACACATCTGAGCTCTCCGCCCTGTGACCCCCGTGACCTCCGCCGAACTGCCTTGCAGCGCCAGCCCTCCATCACACAGACCATCAAGAG GGGCACGGCGGACTGGTTCGGCGTCAGTAAGGACAGCGATGCCACTCAGAAATGGCAGAGGAAGAGCCTGCGCCACTGCAGCCAGCGCTACGGCAAGCTGAAGCCCCAGGTCATCCGCGAGATGGACCTCCCCAGCCAGGACAACATCTCCCTCACCAGCACTGAGACGCCCCCGCCCCTCTACGTGCCCGCCTCCCAGCATGGCATGCAGAAG ATTGTGGACCCCCTGGCGCGGGGGCGAGCGTTCCGcatggtggaggaggtggacgGGTACAGCGTGCCCCAGACTCCCATAACCCCCGGTGCCGCCTCGCTCTGCTCCTTCACCAGCTCCCGCTCCGGCTTCAACCGGCTGCCCCGGCGACGCAAAAGGGAGTCCGTTGCCAAGATGAGCTtccgggcggcggcggctctgGTCAAG GGCCGCTCTTTGCGAGAGGGTACTTTGAGGCGGGCCCAGAGACGCAGTTTCACCCCGGCCAGTTTCCTGGAAGAGGATACGGTGGACTTCCCTGACGAGCTGGACACCTCCTTCTTCGCCAGG GATGCCCTGATGCACGAGGAGCTCTCCACGTTTGCCGATGAGGTGTTCGAGTCGCCTTCGGAGGCCGCCATCAAAGAGGCGGAGTCGAGCAAGGTGCTGGACGACAGCGATATGACAGGCAGCGCACTGGATAAGAGTGAGCTGGAGAGGAGCCACCTCATGCT GCCGCTGGAGCGAGGCTGGCGCAAGGGCAAGGAGGGCGCGCTGGTGCAGCCCAAGGTACGCCTGCGCCAGGAGGTGGTGAGCGTGAGCGGGCAGCGGCGCGGCCAGCGCATCGCCGTGCCCGTCAAGAAGCTCTTCGCCCGCGAGAAGCGGCCGTACGGCCTGGGCATGGTGGGCAAGCTCACCAACCGCACCTACCGCAAGCGCATCGACAGCTACGTCAAAAGGCAGATTGAGGACATGGATGACCACAG GCCTTTTTTCACATACTGGATAACATTTGTCCACTTGCTGATCACAATCCTGGCAGTGTGCATCTATGGCATTGCACCAGTGGGCTTCTCACAACACGAGACCGTAGATTCT GTTTTAAGAAATAAAGGTGTTTATGAAAACGTAAAGTTTGTACAGCAAGAAAACTTCTGGGTTGGGCCAAGTTCG gaggcgctgaTTCACCTGGGGGCGAAGTTCTCCCCCTGCATGCGGCAGGACCAGCAGGTGCACGATCTGATccaggagaagagggagaaggagcgCCATTCTGCCTGCTGCGTGCGCAACGACCGCTCGGGCTGCGTGCAGACGTCTGAGGAGCAGTGCTCT ACTACCCTGGCTGTGTGGGTGAAGTGGCCTCAGCATCCCAGTGCCCCGCACCTGGAGGGGAAAGTGAGGCAGTATGGATCTGTGTGTCAGCAGGACCCCAG GATTTGTCTGGAGCCAGCCTCTGGGTCACCTCACGAATggcctgatgacatcacaaagtgGCCA ATCTGCACCAAATTAAGCACGGGGAACCACACCAACCTGCCCCACATAGACTGCGCCATCACCGGCCGGCCCTGCTGCATCGGCACCAAAGGGAG GTGTGAGATCACATCCCGGGAGTACTGTGACTTCATGATGGGTTACTTCCATGAAGAAGCCACGCTTTGCTCACAG GTGCACTGTATGGACGACGTGTGTGGGCTGCTGCCGTTCCTCAACCCTGAGATCCCAGATCAGTTCTACAGGCTGTGGCTCTCCCTCTTCCTGCACGCCGG GATTCTGCACTGCCTGGTGTCAGTGTGCTTCCAGATGACCATCCTGAGGGACCTGGAGAAGCTGGCGGGCTGGCTGCGGATCTCCATCATCTACATCCTGAGCGGCATCACCGGCAACCTGGCCAGCGCCATCTTCCTGCCTTACAAGGCCGAG gtggggcCCGCGGGCTCTCAGTTCGGCATCCTGGCCTGCCTGTTCGTGGAGCTGATCCAGAGCTGGCAGATCCTGGCCAGGCCGTGGCGCGCCTTCGCCAAGCTGCTCTGCGTGGTCCTCTTCCTCTTCGCCTTCGGCCTGCTGCCCTGGATCGACAACTTCGCCCACATCTCGGGCTTCATCTCGggcttcttcctctccttcgcCTTCCTCCCCTACATCAGCTTCGGGCGCATGGACATGTACCGCAAGCGCTGCCAGATCATCGTCTTCCTGGTGGTGTTCGTGGGCCTGTTCGCCGGGCTGGCGGTGCTCTTCTACATCTACCCCATCAAGTGCGAGTGGTGCGAGCTGCTCACCTGCATCCCCTTCACGGACAAGTTCTGCGAGAAGTACGACCTCAACGCGCACCTCCACTGa